The Medicago truncatula cultivar Jemalong A17 chromosome 7, MtrunA17r5.0-ANR, whole genome shotgun sequence genome includes the window AAGATTTGGAAATGAGAGTTGTAAAGCATGATTCAAGACCTCAGAAGCTTCAGAAAACTGGAGTGTGTGAGAGAAAGGCCGTGACTAGGTTTGGAGCCGAGGCCCTTCATATTAAGAGTGTTTTGTCGCGAGCGAAAAAGCATAACCACCAGCATCATCCAAAGCTTGCTTCTCCTTTGAAGAGTCGTCCTAGAATTACTTCTGGAAAAAGTGCTTCTCGAAGCTCTAGGTTAATGGGAGCTGCTGCTAAGATTTTGGAACCCGGACTGCAGGCAAGTAGAGGTAAAGGCACTCTGACGTATCATGCTTCCGCTTGTCCTCTCAAGGGTGGCATTGTAAAAGGTGGTGTAGGAAATGCGATAATGCCAAATCATTCCTGTTACGTTTCCAGCGCATCCAAAACTTCAGTGGGGCAGACTTCTTGCAAGAATTGTGGCAATTTGCTTGGTGTAATTGACTGCAAGGCCGAGGTTAGGGGACCACCTGATGTTCCTCCACCTACTGTTTCAGCTGTGATCACTGCTACTTCGATGTTATCGTCGTGTAAGAAGGGAATGCCGATTACTCCCTTTCATGGACAAGGAAGAGATATTGTACTTCTGAGAAGTCAGGAAAAATTCGCATCTCATGTTACGGATGGGGAGGAGGAAAATTATGCACAACAGTCATGGAATGAACCGACTACCATAAGAATTCCAATGCCCCGCGAAGGTCCGGCTCAACGGAGTTCGAATTCATCATGCCGACCAATAAGGGCCCAAGAGGATGATGCATCTTCTTTTGCCTACAAACGCAAAGCACAAGAATCGAAATTAAGCAGTGAAAGCTCTTCATCTGGATCTACAATGTGTAGTATGCAAGTAAAAAGAGTATCATCGTGTGCAAACACTACAAGTGGGACTAAAGACTTTGTTGCTTTGAATAGAAGCATCAGTGGTCAAACGAGGATGAGGTCGCCTACTAAAGTTGACAGTTCCAAATTTGACTTAGAGAAAAAACCTTGTAATAGACAACGTCTTGAGTCTTTGTCTCATGTAAGGACATTAGAGAGGAAAAGGACACCAAATGTCACACGACTCGAAGGCATGACTGCTGCAAATTCAGTTGGTCTGAAACAGAGAAATGTTCGTCGTGAGGCAACCGGTGGAAAACGGAGCGACTTTAACTCTTCGTCGTTGAACAGttccaatataaaaaataaaggtcAAGGAGAACCAGTTAAGGCGAGCCACAATATGAGCAATGATGCAGCTTCATTCACATTTAGTTCCCCTTTGAAGCAAAAGACGGTAATACatgttgaagatgaagagaCAAACAGAAACAATGAGAGGAAGGCATACTTTCAAAGACCTGCACCATTGAAAGTTGATAATTTAGGTGCCTTTCTTGAACAAAAGCTGAAGGAATTAACCTCTCAAGAAAATGAGTTGGCTACAACTGGTGTACCTCAAAAATCAAGTGCCGTGATTCTTCAAGAGCTGATATCTGCTCTAAGTTCGGAGAATTTGATCTGTCATGATGGCCACGTCCATAATGAAGATGCTAGTTTCCTTGTACGTATTCTTCATCACTACCACCTTAGTGTGCcaaaatttagaatattttctGCTTTTGTTATTAGTTAGCTGTTTGGCAATTTTCAGTTCCTCGTTTTTGTTGAAAACTTGTAGTGCAGTACTTGAGTCGTCTAAGTTTTATGTTTTAAGTAATGCTGGATATACTGCGATCAGAAATGCTTCTCTGCCTGATTTTTCTGCTCTTCTTTATGTGAACTTTGCTTTTGCTACTGTTTATATTTCACACTTTATACATTTTCATCAAAGTATCATCTGGCATCATGCTATCCccctaaattatatattatttagacTTCATCCTGTTGTTTTACCTAATAGATTTCAATGAAATGTTCAGCTGATTAGAAGACATCCATGTCGCAGTAGGTTATACACACATTGAAAGTTTTATTTCCCTGCATTCTAGTTGAGTTGAAACCACATGTCTATGACTCATAGATGAATATACTACTAAATGCTATGCCTACCCTACCCATAATATAATGGGAGTCAAATATTGGACTATGATGAACTCAAATACTGGTCTAAACAATCATGCACATATATAATTCATAGTTGTTTGGCGATTTTGTTCATTTATAATTTGCCTAAAGAACAAAAAATTGGTCATATCATGGCACATGTCAAACTTTGTTGAAACTCACTGATCCACACTTAATATTGGCCGTACTTTGATTCCGAAAAGAGAGATGTAATTTTGTGAttaattgcttaaatataaaacaccacAATCTgatatttatatacatcaagGTAATAATTTCTGAATGCAATTTAATGGAAGAGTAATTAGGCTAATTTGATTCCGTAAGATACATTGAATCTATTCTTCCTCCATTAAATCAATCTaatcctagctcaactggcaaaaatgccgaaattTCTAGTCCGGACACCGTGACCGGGGCTTGAACCCTGACTTCTCCACTTGTGTGTCTGAATTTCCAATGACTAttgtcatttcatctatctaccaaaaaaaaaaaaatcattctacGCTGCTTGGAAAGTGTGATAATTATTACGTAATAAAGAGATTTTATTTCAAGCACTTTGACCGGCTGCTTGGAAAGTGTGATAATTATTACGTAATAAAGAGATTTTATTTCCAGCACTTTGACTGCATAGGAAGAGGCCTATTTGCCTCAATAAACAGAATATTATTTCCTGAAACCAGTGCAGTTATTTAAAGCAACTTGAGCTTTGATAGTTTGAGAATAAATCTGTTAACTAATTGTAGTATTGCATCAAGATTTACAATGATTTGTGGAATGATAGAATGTGACTATTATACCTGACATTATCTTTGGTTTCTTTTCTTATTAGTGTGGAGCAAAACGAGAAAGGTTGTTAGGAACCTCTTGCAATGATAATCATCTCAGTCCTGGATCTGTTTTGGAAGCTTCATTTTCTTCTAGTAGTCTAGATGATAGCTCAGGTAAATTGGAACTTGAAAAATTTGTGAtcatgtaaaattgattcataatttcaatttatttaaccCCTGTGATTGTTGATTGAATTCCAGGGCGTGGTTTTCACCCTGATTCCATGAATTTCTCATACAGTCTGCCGGAACCATCAGAACATGATGATGAACTTTTAGATTCTGCTGCATCCTTTAATAAAGGAAGTATAGGCAAAATACTAGCTGTTATCGGCAGCGAAATTCCTATGGCATTACAATGTTTATATTCTTTTGGAACACAATGTACAAGAAGCAAACTCAACAATATGAAGGATACTCTCTTGAATGCTGAATTAGTGCTTCGAATTGCAAATGACCACGTCGAGGAAGAAACACCGCAGCTTCTAATTTATCGGTTTCTTCTTAACGAATTGGACGCTGTGTCAGATGATGCTATGTGGACcgattttaattgttttgtggGTTGTGAGGATTCCAAATCAAGAAAGATGATCAACGGATTTGTCTTTGATTGTGTTATGGAATATCTAGAATCAAATTGTTGGCAATATTTTTACACCGGATTCAAGGCCTGGACGAAGCTGCCATTATGCGTAAAAGCTGAGACATTGGCTCAAGAGGTCAAACGAGAGGTTAATAAGTGGGTGTGTATGGTTGGGATGGTTCCGGACGAAATAATCGAATGGGAGATGAGTCATTCCCTTGGGAAATGGAATGACTTTGACATTGAAGCATTTGAGGCTGGTGGTGATATTGATGGAGACATACTTCATAGTTTGGTTGATGAAGTTGTTCAAGAACTTGTTGGTTTCAAGAATAATTCTTATTGCTTATAAAACAATTGTGTATAAATGGGATTATGGTATCTCTAATGGAGGCTTCTTTAGGCTCTTTGATTTAGTGGACAAATAAAGTCCCTGTGACAATGCTGCtgttttgatatattattattagaatTGTTACtgttatatatgtttttatctGTGCAAATTAGCCAACAAGTAATCATTAGTATGTTTGTGGTTTCagaatttgcttattttttacaGTTTAAGAAAGAAGATCATTAAAATGAATTCCACCTTGAAATCTCATTCTAAACAATAATTCTTGAACAATGACAAGCATGGTCCATATACTTCACTCATgtcattcaaattttgataaaaCTTAAACTTTCATGCTTAATTGAATTCCACAAAATTGAACAAACTGATTGGAATCAAGTGATTAATGCGCTtcattaaataacaaatcaaatGAGAACACTCATTGATTGAAACCAAGTGATTAGACCAAGTGATAAGTGTGGAATGCTGACCAGTGCCTCAATGACAATGAGTGTAATGCCTCAATGACAAAGAGAATTAGACCAAGTGATTAATGCACTTTAATCCAACCTATCCAAAACAACTAAATAAGAGTCTCCACCAAtcaatgaagaaataaaaaaaaatcatttattttcattcaaaatacaACAAACAATTTCCTTCCCAATCAACAGAGGAAAATAGTGCTAGTACTAGAATATGaaaattcttcatcttcttcttcttcattcttattACAGTAATGTTGCAGTAACCAACACTCAAATCACACAAAGCTCTACAAATACTACTGCAAATCCAGTAATCCTcctttcccaattttttttttttaattgcaaacCAAAAccagaaaaagatgaaaatataaaaatagctgAAGCCATAAAATCAAAGCCTctcaaaactaaataaattgaACAAATCAATCAAATTTGAATGAACTCAAAGCTCTCTACATCTTAAAACAGTTTTGCTATTCTTCCCCACAACTCTACTATTCCTACCCTCACCATTGATAGCATTTGCAGTAGCTGAAGAAAAACTTCTAAGCTCATCAAAATTAGCATAACTTTTCCTTGCCATAAGAATTCCACCACCCTTTCTCTTCTCTGCAGCAGCATTTGCTGATCTACTATTCCCTCTAGAACTTGACaaaacaccaccaccaccaacacaACCTTTGTTCTTGTTCTTCAAAGGAGGTGTCAAAGTAGTAGTACTAGGTTGTGGTATATTCGTCGGTTTACGATTCTCTTTTCGTAACATTGAAGAGAAATCTGGAACAGATTGAGCTATTAGAGAAGACCCTTTTCTCCCAGAAGAAACAACACTAGCATGAAATTTGACTTGTTTTGTTGGTGGAGTTGGAATTTTTGTTTCAACTTGTATCTcattttcttgttgttgttgttgttgatattgttgtAGTCTTAGGTAGTTGTTTTGAAGCTTTGTTTCTCTTAATTTAGCGTATGCGTTGTATCTTGGTCCTCTCTCCATATccatgatgatgttgttgtgaagATGGAGGTGAGAAGAGAAAATGGGGGGTATGGTTTGGAATAGGATGATGAAAGTGAAGAATAGAGCCGTTACGAtatctttctcttctacttttAACCactttttcaactaaaataaaacaaaaatagattAGGGTATTTCAGACTGCAACGGTCTAATTAATGAAAGAGAAGATAGAAGATTCTTTTAATTGTGTAGGGTACTGTATTGACATTTACTAACTTTTCTCTATTTTGCACGTCGAATTTTATATTCACTCTGTGATGGATTATctcattaacttttttttactcaaactcattttttttatttaggacACTTTCTCATA containing:
- the LOC11438404 gene encoding uncharacterized protein; translated protein: MSESSSVKNLAITDKVQKPGGCVGIFFQLIDWKKRLVKKKLFSKKLLTPGRAKKFRGDEKMPNSKLHLIANENSGGFPKGGSHGVDVERKSEMRVPSLVARLMGLDSIPAAQREKSKKALCPDYSFSDGEECLSNHCELDRKGKDLEMRVVKHDSRPQKLQKTGVCERKAVTRFGAEALHIKSVLSRAKKHNHQHHPKLASPLKSRPRITSGKSASRSSRLMGAAAKILEPGLQASRGKGTLTYHASACPLKGGIVKGGVGNAIMPNHSCYVSSASKTSVGQTSCKNCGNLLGVIDCKAEVRGPPDVPPPTVSAVITATSMLSSCKKGMPITPFHGQGRDIVLLRSQEKFASHVTDGEEENYAQQSWNEPTTIRIPMPREGPAQRSSNSSCRPIRAQEDDASSFAYKRKAQESKLSSESSSSGSTMCSMQVKRVSSCANTTSGTKDFVALNRSISGQTRMRSPTKVDSSKFDLEKKPCNRQRLESLSHVRTLERKRTPNVTRLEGMTAANSVGLKQRNVRREATGGKRSDFNSSSLNSSNIKNKGQGEPVKASHNMSNDAASFTFSSPLKQKTVIHVEDEETNRNNERKAYFQRPAPLKVDNLGAFLEQKLKELTSQENELATTGVPQKSSAVILQELISALSSENLICHDGHVHNEDASFLCGAKRERLLGTSCNDNHLSPGSVLEASFSSSSLDDSSGRGFHPDSMNFSYSLPEPSEHDDELLDSAASFNKGSIGKILAVIGSEIPMALQCLYSFGTQCTRSKLNNMKDTLLNAELVLRIANDHVEEETPQLLIYRFLLNELDAVSDDAMWTDFNCFVGCEDSKSRKMINGFVFDCVMEYLESNCWQYFYTGFKAWTKLPLCVKAETLAQEVKREVNKWVCMVGMVPDEIIEWEMSHSLGKWNDFDIEAFEAGGDIDGDILHSLVDEVVQELVGFKNNSYCL
- the LOC11433741 gene encoding uncharacterized protein, translating into MDMERGPRYNAYAKLRETKLQNNYLRLQQYQQQQQQENEIQVETKIPTPPTKQVKFHASVVSSGRKGSSLIAQSVPDFSSMLRKENRKPTNIPQPSTTTLTPPLKNKNKGCVGGGGVLSSSRGNSRSANAAAEKRKGGGILMARKSYANFDELRSFSSATANAINGEGRNSRVVGKNSKTVLRCREL